The DNA sequence GGGCCATCGGAGCCACAAACTCCCGGATGCCGATGCCGTGCGAGGGGTCGACGACGACGGGCAGGTGAGTTTTCTCCTTGAGAATTGGTACGGCGTTCAGGTCCAGCGTATTGCGCGAAGCCGTTTCGAAAGTCCGGATGCCCCGCTCGCAGAGAATCAGCTTTTCGTTGCCGCCCGAAAACACGTACTCGGCCGAAGAGAGCAGCTCCTCAATCGTGCCCGAAATACCGCGCTTGATCATCACGGGCTTATCCACGCCGCCCAGCGCATCGAGCAGGTTGAAGTTCTGGGTGTTGCGGGCCCCCACCTGGAACACGTCCACGTAGTCGTGCATCTCCTCGACCTGCGACACCTGCATGACCTCGGTCACGATTTTGATGCCGCGGGCCCGGGCCATCTGGTGAAACACTTTCAGGCCATCCATGCCCAGGCCGCGAAACGAGTAGGGCGACGAGCGGGGCTTGAACACGCCGCCGCGCATCAGGCGCACGTCGTTTTCCACGAGGTGGTCCATAATTTTTTCCATCTGGGCCTCGCTCTCAATGCTGCACGGGCCGGCGGCAATGCTCAGGGAGCCTTCCCCGATGTAGACGCCGTCGCCGAGGTCGAGTACGGTGGGGCGCACTCTCCACTTGCGGCTCACCAGCTTGTAGTCGTCCGACACGCGGTGAATGTCCAGAATGCCGGGCAGCTGGCCCAGGGTGCGCAGGTCCACGTCGGCCTTGCCGATGCCCACCAGGTAGCTGGCGCGCTGCGTGTCGACCTCCGTCACTTTGAACTTGGCGTCCTGGACGTGGGAAATGATGTCGGCTTTCTGTTCGGCCGAGGTGTTTTTTTCGAGTTGAATAATCATGGGTAGGTGAAACGGGTCAGCTGAAAGAAATAACGGCTAACTGATTTAGGATAAAATAGATGAAACAAAATTTTTGGCTGCTGCCGGCGCGTCGGCGGTGTCTTCCAGGGCCCGAATAAAGGCCGAGCCGATGATGGCCCCGTGGGCGTACTGCGAAGCCCGCTGAAAGGAAGCCTTGTCGCCGATGCCGAAGCCAATGAGGCGGGGGTTGCGCAGATTCATGGCCGCAATCCGCTCGAAGTACGCCTCCTGGGTGCCGGCGTCCTGGGTGTTGGCGCTGCCCGTGGTGCCCGGCCCCGACACCAGGTACAGGAAGGCATCAGTGAGGGTATCCATGTGGCGGATGCGCTCCGGCGCCGTCTGGGGCGTAATCAGGAACACGGGCTGCAGGCCGTACTGCTTGAAAATGGCCTGGTACTCTTCCTCGTACTCCACCAGCGGCAGGTCGGGCAGAATCAGGCCGTCGACGCCGGCGGCGGCAGCTTCGCGGCAGAAGTTTTCCATGCCGAACTGCATCAGCGGGTTCAGGTAGCCCATCAGCAGCAGGGGCGTGTCAGGCACCTGCCGACGGATGTCCTTGAGCTGCTCGAACAGCACGTACAGGTTCATGCCGTTGGCCAGAGCCACCGAGCTGCTCTGCTGGATAACCGGCCCGTCGGCCAGCGGATCGGAAAACGGCATGCCGATTTCAATCAAATCGGCGCCGGCGGCGGTGAGGGCCTGAATCAGGGGCACGGTGTCCTGCAGCTTGGGGTAGCCGGCCGTGAAGTATACGTTGAGCAGGTTCTGGCCTTTTTTGGC is a window from the Hymenobacter aquaticus genome containing:
- the aroF gene encoding 3-deoxy-7-phosphoheptulonate synthase, translating into MIIQLEKNTSAEQKADIISHVQDAKFKVTEVDTQRASYLVGIGKADVDLRTLGQLPGILDIHRVSDDYKLVSRKWRVRPTVLDLGDGVYIGEGSLSIAAGPCSIESEAQMEKIMDHLVENDVRLMRGGVFKPRSSPYSFRGLGMDGLKVFHQMARARGIKIVTEVMQVSQVEEMHDYVDVFQVGARNTQNFNLLDALGGVDKPVMIKRGISGTIEELLSSAEYVFSGGNEKLILCERGIRTFETASRNTLDLNAVPILKEKTHLPVVVDPSHGIGIREFVAPMALAGVMAGADGILYEAHETPEQAASDGQQTLNFAESERLIRNLRKVYALRQELE
- the trpA gene encoding tryptophan synthase subunit alpha, which codes for MTNRIQQAFAKKGQNLLNVYFTAGYPKLQDTVPLIQALTAAGADLIEIGMPFSDPLADGPVIQQSSSVALANGMNLYVLFEQLKDIRRQVPDTPLLLMGYLNPLMQFGMENFCREAAAAGVDGLILPDLPLVEYEEEYQAIFKQYGLQPVFLITPQTAPERIRHMDTLTDAFLYLVSGPGTTGSANTQDAGTQEAYFERIAAMNLRNPRLIGFGIGDKASFQRASQYAHGAIIGSAFIRALEDTADAPAAAKNFVSSILS